The following proteins come from a genomic window of Candidatus Thiodiazotropha sp. CDECU1:
- the wrbA gene encoding NAD(P)H:quinone oxidoreductase, which produces MPEVLILYYSHYGATAEMARTIARGVEEVAGVSAKLRTVPEVSPCCEATEETIPDSGAPYVSEVDLRDCDGLILGSPTRFGNMAAPMKHFLDTTSQLWVGGVLIDKPASVFTSTSSLHGGQESTLLSMMIPLLHHGMLIQGVPYSETALLHTKSGGTPYGASHLAGGDSKLPVTDEEKRICKTQGRRMAETVKRLEP; this is translated from the coding sequence ATGCCAGAAGTGTTGATTCTCTACTACAGTCACTACGGCGCCACCGCTGAAATGGCCCGTACCATTGCCCGGGGTGTGGAGGAGGTGGCTGGGGTAAGCGCCAAACTGCGCACCGTGCCCGAGGTCTCCCCATGCTGCGAGGCCACCGAGGAGACCATTCCGGACAGTGGGGCACCTTATGTCAGCGAGGTCGATCTGCGTGATTGCGACGGCCTGATTCTGGGCAGTCCAACCCGCTTCGGGAATATGGCCGCCCCAATGAAACACTTCCTCGACACCACCAGCCAACTCTGGGTTGGTGGCGTCCTGATCGATAAACCCGCATCCGTCTTCACCTCCACATCCAGCCTGCACGGCGGACAGGAGAGTACCCTGCTGTCGATGATGATCCCCTTGCTGCACCATGGCATGCTGATACAGGGCGTGCCCTACAGTGAAACCGCGCTGTTGCATACCAAGAGCGGCGGCACACCCTATGGAGCCAGCCATCTGGCCGGCGGTGATAGCAAACTGCCGGTGACTGATGAAGAGAAACGTATCTGCAAGACCCAGGGCAGACGTATGGCTGAGACCGTGAAACGCCTCGAACCCTGA
- a CDS encoding virulence factor BrkB family protein gives MNQNDVGKRGIPAIQHVNAFLRLWLHHFSHDGGIKHVAALTFTTLLSLVPLMTVMLALLSIFPVSDRISDQIENFLFQNFVPAAGEAVQQHLKNFSQKAAQLSGVGFLFLILVALLLMSNIDKAFNTIWHVRRKRSPLATFTVYWAILSLGPILIAISVGVTSYLVSIPFFSEAETVVMVSSRLLSMMPIMISALAFTLLYALVPNRSVMLRHALAGGVIAALLFEATKRGFALYITTFPTYEAIYGTLAVIPIFLIWIYLSWLVTLLGAEFTYCLGIYRFNWRESMQQRGDRLLLAVNMLQLLRASQQRGVSITTRQLQAQLQHSTEEQLDSILSSLLRARLVLQTDDKGWVLARDLRQVTLAELYNSDAYVLPDEGQVKVAPDALNTLIAKINRDLQKTMDLPLDELL, from the coding sequence ATGAACCAGAATGATGTTGGCAAAAGGGGTATCCCGGCAATCCAGCATGTCAACGCCTTCCTGCGCTTGTGGCTGCACCATTTCAGTCACGATGGGGGTATCAAACATGTGGCTGCATTGACCTTTACCACGCTTCTTTCACTGGTACCCTTGATGACGGTGATGCTGGCGCTGCTTTCCATATTCCCCGTCTCTGACCGGATCTCGGATCAGATCGAAAACTTCCTGTTTCAGAATTTTGTCCCCGCAGCCGGTGAGGCCGTCCAGCAGCACCTGAAAAATTTCAGTCAAAAGGCGGCACAACTCAGTGGGGTGGGATTTCTGTTTCTGATCCTTGTGGCGCTCCTGTTGATGAGTAATATCGACAAGGCGTTCAATACCATATGGCATGTGCGACGAAAACGTTCACCACTCGCCACATTTACTGTTTATTGGGCAATCCTCTCCCTGGGACCCATATTGATCGCGATCAGTGTGGGTGTGACCTCCTACCTGGTATCCATTCCCTTCTTCAGTGAGGCTGAAACAGTGGTCATGGTGAGTTCACGGTTATTGAGTATGATGCCGATCATGATCTCGGCGCTTGCCTTCACCCTGTTATACGCCCTGGTTCCCAATCGATCGGTGATGCTGCGCCATGCCCTTGCCGGCGGTGTTATCGCGGCGCTCCTGTTCGAGGCTACAAAAAGGGGATTCGCTCTCTATATCACGACCTTTCCAACCTATGAGGCGATCTATGGGACGCTTGCGGTTATACCTATCTTTCTTATCTGGATCTATCTATCTTGGTTGGTGACCCTGTTGGGTGCGGAGTTCACCTACTGCCTGGGTATCTACCGTTTTAATTGGCGTGAGAGCATGCAGCAGCGTGGGGACAGGCTATTGCTTGCGGTGAATATGCTGCAACTGCTGCGTGCATCCCAGCAACGGGGGGTGTCAATCACCACCCGTCAGTTACAGGCACAACTGCAGCACTCAACCGAAGAGCAACTCGATTCCATACTTTCATCATTGTTGCGTGCCCGACTTGTCCTGCAGACAGATGATAAGGGTTGGGTGTTGGCTCGAGACCTTAGGCAGGTAACACTGGCTGAGTTATACAACTCCGATGCCTATGTGTTACCGGATGAAGGGCAGGTAAAAGTTGCCCCGGACGCATTGAATACTTTGATTGCAAAGATAAATAGGGACTTGCAAAAAACAATGGATTTACCTCTGGATGAGTTGTTATAA
- the arsC gene encoding arsenate reductase (glutaredoxin) (This arsenate reductase requires both glutathione and glutaredoxin to convert arsenate to arsenite, after which the efflux transporter formed by ArsA and ArsB can extrude the arsenite from the cell, providing resistance.): protein MSIEIYHNPRCSKSRQTLQLLQDKGIDPDVVEYLKTPPDKATLEQILDMLGLEPRELMRKKEQEYKALQLDDPALTRDQLMQAMIANPKLIERPIVIQNGKAAIGRPPEKVLDIL, encoded by the coding sequence ATGAGCATTGAAATCTACCACAATCCGCGCTGCAGCAAGTCCAGGCAGACCCTGCAGCTATTACAGGATAAGGGCATCGATCCCGATGTGGTCGAATATCTGAAAACGCCACCGGATAAGGCCACCCTGGAGCAAATCCTCGATATGCTGGGCTTGGAACCCCGTGAGTTAATGCGTAAAAAGGAGCAGGAGTATAAGGCCCTGCAACTGGATGATCCGGCGCTCACCCGGGATCAGCTTATGCAGGCGATGATCGCCAATCCGAAATTGATTGAACGCCCGATTGTCATTCAAAACGGCAAGGCTGCAATCGGCAGGCCCCCTGAAAAGGTCCTGGATATTCTGTAA